In Candidatus Defluviilinea proxima, a single genomic region encodes these proteins:
- a CDS encoding LysM peptidoglycan-binding domain-containing protein, protein MQISHEEAYNLIHLKADNALTVNRQEMLEQHLSTCSECTAHAHAIESVESILRSTMQKHWNRPAPPLQSSIIKGKIGFIQSARYLLATRSLIASVLMIVIGFAIWQFRSPMSSPSNSIFLSAPPIPTPSLQLTSTQQKEMICESIQYHVRQGDTLENIARQFAISPQEIIDTNNLQAGSISGQTELTILLCNQTPIGTTHPPTFTITPFTETITYTPG, encoded by the coding sequence ATGCAGATCTCACATGAAGAGGCGTACAACCTCATCCACCTTAAAGCTGATAACGCTCTCACAGTTAACAGACAGGAAATGCTTGAACAGCATTTAAGCACCTGCTCAGAATGTACGGCGCATGCGCATGCAATAGAAAGTGTTGAAAGTATTTTACGCTCAACAATGCAGAAACACTGGAATCGCCCTGCCCCTCCCCTCCAATCCAGTATCATCAAAGGAAAAATAGGTTTCATCCAAAGTGCACGCTATTTACTGGCTACACGCTCCTTGATTGCAAGCGTTTTAATGATCGTTATTGGCTTCGCCATCTGGCAATTTAGATCACCAATGTCCAGCCCGTCGAACTCAATATTTCTTAGCGCCCCTCCCATTCCAACGCCGTCCCTTCAGCTGACCAGTACACAGCAAAAAGAGATGATTTGTGAAAGCATCCAATACCACGTCCGTCAAGGAGACACCTTGGAAAATATCGCACGTCAGTTCGCAATATCGCCACAAGAGATCATAGACACCAATAATCTTCAAGCTGGATCCATCAGCGGACAAACCGAGCTAACCATCCTCCTGTGTAATCAAACACCCATTGGCACTACCCATCCACCCACATTCACAATCACTCCATTTACAGAGACTATTACCTATACACCCGGGTAA
- a CDS encoding ATP-dependent Clp protease proteolytic subunit gives MIPDFKNVTPYVIESTSYGERSIDVFTRLMKERIIFLGTGIDDQVANVIVAQLLHLNHEDPEREIKMYINSPGGQIYAGLAIYDTMQMISNPISTVAVGVTASFGTVLLTAGTKGRRYALPNATIHMHQPLGGAQGQATDIEIQAKQILRLKSLLLGVMSKHTGQPLEVIERDSDRDYYLEAQQAVDYGLIDQVLEVPEKTAK, from the coding sequence ATGATTCCAGACTTCAAAAATGTCACACCGTATGTGATCGAATCAACCAGTTATGGCGAACGCTCCATCGATGTCTTTACCCGCCTAATGAAAGAACGCATTATCTTCCTCGGCACCGGCATTGATGATCAGGTGGCGAATGTGATCGTGGCACAACTATTACATTTGAATCACGAAGACCCCGAACGAGAGATCAAGATGTACATCAACTCGCCAGGCGGACAGATTTATGCCGGTCTCGCGATCTATGACACAATGCAGATGATCTCGAACCCGATCAGCACAGTGGCCGTTGGCGTCACCGCTTCATTCGGGACCGTGTTGCTGACTGCTGGCACGAAAGGCCGACGCTACGCCCTGCCCAATGCGACCATTCACATGCACCAACCGCTTGGTGGCGCACAAGGACAGGCAACGGACATCGAAATTCAAGCCAAGCAGATCTTGCGCTTGAAGAGTTTGTTGCTCGGCGTCATGTCGAAGCACACTGGTCAGCCGCTTGAGGTGATCGAACGCGACAGCGACCGCGATTACTACCTCGAAGCACAACAGGCTGTTGACTATGGCCTGATCGATCAGGTGCTCGAAGTTCCTGAAAAGACCGCCAAATAG
- the rlmN gene encoding 23S rRNA (adenine(2503)-C(2))-methyltransferase RlmN has protein sequence MLIYDLNLQDLTSLLGEWNEPTYRAKQIWQGLYQHLYNSPEQFSNLPKSLREKLTEHTTFIPFKVKVYQDSSDGFTRKTLFELPDGNLIEAVLMRYGDPADNPQITASAPNSESRGAKNRRTLCISTQAGCAMGCVFCATGQMGFKRHLSSGEIVAQVMYYARMLKDVNESVTNVVFMGMGEPFHNYDNTMAAIDRLNDADGYNFGARRFTISTVGLVPQIIRFADERRQVNLAISLHAADDDERLQIMPVNKKHKVKDVIDACRYYVDQTGRRVTFEWALISGVNDTPEVAKKLASKLKGLMCHVNAIPLNPTAGYNGKATDRQRAILFKETLEQAGIPCTIRMRRGIDIQAGCGQLAGSALL, from the coding sequence ATGCTTATATATGACTTGAATTTGCAAGATTTAACCAGCCTTCTTGGCGAATGGAATGAACCCACCTACCGCGCCAAACAGATCTGGCAGGGACTGTATCAACACCTTTACAACTCCCCCGAACAATTCTCTAACTTGCCAAAATCATTGCGAGAGAAATTAACAGAACATACTACCTTCATTCCTTTCAAGGTGAAGGTGTATCAAGATTCATCCGATGGCTTCACGCGTAAGACTTTATTCGAATTACCCGATGGGAATTTGATCGAAGCTGTGCTCATGCGTTACGGTGACCCGGCGGATAATCCGCAGATCACTGCTTCTGCGCCGAATAGCGAAAGTCGCGGCGCGAAGAATCGCCGCACGCTTTGCATCTCCACGCAGGCCGGTTGTGCGATGGGATGTGTCTTTTGTGCGACAGGTCAGATGGGATTCAAACGTCATCTCTCGAGTGGCGAGATCGTGGCCCAGGTCATGTACTATGCACGGATGTTGAAAGACGTGAACGAATCGGTGACGAATGTCGTCTTTATGGGTATGGGTGAACCCTTCCATAACTACGATAACACCATGGCCGCTATTGACCGTCTCAACGATGCAGATGGCTACAACTTTGGAGCGCGTCGCTTCACGATTTCGACCGTTGGGCTGGTTCCACAGATCATACGCTTTGCAGACGAAAGACGACAAGTCAACCTTGCCATCTCCCTCCACGCGGCGGACGATGATGAGCGTTTACAGATCATGCCGGTCAACAAGAAGCATAAGGTGAAAGATGTTATTGACGCTTGCAGATACTATGTTGACCAAACTGGACGTCGCGTCACTTTTGAATGGGCGCTGATCTCCGGAGTCAATGACACGCCAGAGGTCGCGAAAAAGTTGGCATCGAAGCTCAAAGGCCTGATGTGTCATGTCAATGCCATCCCCCTTAACCCCACTGCAGGTTACAACGGCAAAGCGACAGACCGTCAGCGTGCGATACTGTTCAAAGAAACGCTGGAGCAGGCGGGGATTCCGTGTACGATACGCATGAGAAGAGGCATAGATATACAAGCAGGGTGCGGTCAACTTGCGGGGTCAGCTCTTCTTTGA
- the tig gene encoding trigger factor, whose translation MKIEKTIEENHEAKLVVEVDAEKMEQFKRRAARKISERGKIAGFRPGKAPYDMVVRNYGEQAIIEQAVDYLIDAEYSNILKEADVNPGASGSLESIDSLEPPKLTFRVPLAPEVDLGDYHSIRLPYEWSDPDQAEVDKALEDLRQMYATTENVEREVQEGDYVLVDLKSETEELNRTGFAAFVRKEERDTEWPYNGFAKELVGMKSGDTKTVKYTFPEDWDVETLKGKDVEIEATVKTIRAVTLPALDDELAKTVGAGETLDELKEAVKKDVEARSKADYDDKYFVDLIEKIKEGATFKYHQHSLEHEGEHVLEDLGQRLSQQGMDLDTYFKMRNTTREQFIEEEVKPVAKKRFERSLILDEIVRLEKLEVDNIALDMEFNQTLNNLVMQGLDINKVRGGKKGQQQLAQAVAMESANRVLTRRALDMLKSIAVGEYKSPEEREAAAKLEAEKVSAETEAPEAEAGTGSEGEAAS comes from the coding sequence TTGAAAATCGAAAAAACAATCGAAGAGAACCACGAAGCTAAATTAGTGGTTGAAGTTGATGCAGAAAAGATGGAGCAATTCAAACGCCGTGCGGCGCGCAAGATCTCTGAGCGCGGCAAGATCGCGGGCTTCCGCCCGGGTAAGGCTCCTTACGATATGGTTGTTCGTAATTATGGCGAACAAGCCATCATCGAACAGGCCGTGGACTACCTGATCGACGCCGAGTACTCCAACATCCTCAAAGAAGCGGACGTCAACCCTGGCGCATCTGGTTCGCTTGAGTCGATTGACTCCCTTGAACCGCCGAAGTTGACCTTCCGCGTTCCCCTCGCCCCTGAAGTGGATCTGGGCGACTACCACTCGATTCGTTTGCCGTACGAGTGGTCTGATCCTGACCAAGCAGAAGTGGACAAAGCTTTAGAAGACCTTCGCCAAATGTACGCCACGACCGAAAACGTCGAGCGCGAAGTGCAGGAAGGCGACTATGTGCTTGTCGATTTGAAGTCTGAGACCGAAGAATTGAACCGCACAGGTTTTGCCGCATTTGTCCGTAAGGAAGAGCGTGACACCGAATGGCCCTACAATGGTTTCGCAAAAGAACTTGTAGGAATGAAGTCTGGCGATACAAAGACTGTCAAATATACATTCCCTGAAGATTGGGATGTGGAAACACTAAAAGGCAAGGATGTTGAGATTGAAGCGACTGTCAAGACCATTCGCGCGGTGACATTACCTGCCCTGGATGATGAACTTGCCAAAACCGTCGGCGCCGGCGAAACACTCGATGAATTAAAAGAAGCTGTCAAAAAAGACGTGGAAGCTCGTTCCAAGGCCGATTATGACGATAAGTATTTTGTTGACTTGATCGAAAAGATCAAGGAAGGCGCCACCTTCAAGTATCACCAGCATTCGTTGGAACACGAAGGTGAACATGTGCTTGAAGACCTCGGCCAACGCCTTTCCCAACAAGGCATGGATCTTGATACGTATTTCAAGATGCGCAACACTACGCGTGAACAATTCATTGAAGAAGAGGTCAAGCCTGTAGCCAAGAAACGCTTTGAGCGCTCTCTTATCCTTGATGAAATTGTCCGTTTGGAAAAGCTGGAAGTAGATAATATTGCATTGGACATGGAATTCAACCAGACTTTGAATAACCTCGTTATGCAAGGCCTTGATATCAACAAAGTCCGTGGCGGTAAGAAAGGCCAGCAACAATTGGCTCAGGCCGTTGCAATGGAATCTGCCAATCGTGTCCTTACACGTCGTGCCTTGGATATGTTGAAGTCCATTGCTGTGGGCGAATACAAATCACCCGAAGAGCGTGAAGCGGCCGCAAAGCTCGAAGCAGAAAAGGTTTCAGCTGAAACAGAAGCTCCCGAGGCCGAAGCAGGCACAGGGTCCGAAGGTGAAGCGGCTTCTTAA
- a CDS encoding TIGR03663 family protein — protein sequence MTTEKTSWLQKPIHSALPAITNEIALFAGVMLLAIVTRFYNLEPRVMSHDESLHTYFSWLLYRGQGYQHTPMMHGPFQFHIIALTYFLFGVSDFTARIPAVLFSIATVWMVWYWRRYLGNWGAIVAGVLMVISPYMLYYGRYVRNEAFVGLSGIVLLYSILRYLESGEKRYLYFITAATVLHFTSKETAFIYTAQALIFLGVYFIIRITGQKWEDKQNLYNIFIMALAAFILFAGIGAGVGYINHHSNTLSSTETAAPADPNTETTLPTAPTTASISTILFAVAVIFLVVAGVALIIGYGWANLLKERSFDMILLVMTFVLPMLVPFPLKWFEKFLHVAIPTDAASVTSLTPEAIRTIGILTALFFAVAILVGLLWSRDWWKYAVVFWGPFILLYTTIFTNGPGFFTGLLGSLGYWLVQQGVERGSQPEYYYILVQIPMYEYLGAIGTLVAIGLGLKKLFGQNPATPENEAESPVESTPATVNIFAVFFSLLVYWVITSVIAFTIAGERMPWLTYHMAWPMVLLTGWAIGQIIESAIEKLEGETPWWRPVISLAVISVFVLAAFDTIWALYGANPPFQGTNLDQLQATSAFLLPFISMLLSGALVAYLMKNDFISLAIVSLFALVIVTIFSSVISGASFIMSLTTPTATGITPETLRFAAALGALLASIAGVIYLARLPRTTPFVSFAALAVFGLLAIQTGRTAFRASYINYDNATEYLVYAHGATGIKEVMAQLAEISERTAGGLNAVVAYDASAPDTGVSWPFVWYLRDYTAQRSFDAPTRSLREAVAVVVDEKNFDKIHPALGNEFYEFDYIRMWWPNQDYFNLDQTRVLDAITDPAVREGIFDIWFDRDYTKYAQATGSSTMTLTTWQPADKMKLFIRKDVASKIWNYGVGPSDATTTVDPYEQGTIALPADQIFDSEKFPPGLNAPRALAAGLDGDMYIADSRNHRILHIGSDGSVLQEWGSFADIATGAAPISTFNEPWGIAVGPDGSVYVSDTWNHRIQKFDKTGRPIKMWGELGQSSPEAPNASTAFWGPRGIAVNSSGHVLVADTGNKRIVVFDSDGNYITEFGTAGFDPGQFDEPVGVAVGPSGTVYVADTWNQRIQAFTPSEDGTAYFPSRQWDVNAWFGQSLDNKPFIAVDANEHVFINDPEGYRIIEFTSDGQFVRTWGDFGSGPEEIGLASGVTVDTFGFVWVSDAGNNRILRYRLP from the coding sequence ATGACCACTGAAAAAACTTCCTGGCTTCAAAAACCCATCCACTCTGCCCTACCAGCCATCACGAATGAAATTGCGTTATTTGCAGGTGTAATGTTGCTCGCAATCGTCACGAGATTCTATAACCTGGAACCACGTGTAATGAGTCACGACGAAAGCCTTCATACATATTTCTCGTGGCTTTTGTATCGAGGTCAGGGCTATCAACATACGCCCATGATGCACGGACCGTTCCAATTCCACATCATAGCGTTGACTTACTTCCTATTCGGTGTGTCTGATTTCACGGCCCGCATCCCAGCCGTATTGTTCAGCATCGCCACTGTATGGATGGTTTGGTACTGGCGCAGGTATCTCGGCAATTGGGGAGCCATCGTAGCCGGTGTTCTTATGGTCATCTCTCCGTATATGTTGTATTACGGACGCTACGTTCGAAACGAAGCATTTGTAGGTCTTTCAGGTATCGTTTTGCTGTATTCCATATTGAGATATCTAGAAAGTGGCGAAAAACGGTATCTGTATTTCATCACGGCCGCTACCGTACTACACTTTACATCAAAAGAGACAGCGTTCATCTACACTGCTCAGGCCCTCATCTTTTTGGGCGTTTACTTCATCATTCGCATCACAGGTCAAAAGTGGGAAGATAAGCAAAATCTCTACAACATCTTCATTATGGCGCTCGCGGCCTTTATTCTGTTCGCTGGTATTGGGGCCGGGGTTGGGTATATCAACCACCACAGCAATACACTGAGCAGTACTGAGACAGCCGCCCCAGCCGACCCCAACACGGAAACAACGCTTCCCACTGCCCCGACAACTGCTTCTATTTCGACGATCCTATTTGCCGTTGCAGTGATATTTCTGGTGGTAGCAGGTGTTGCCCTTATCATCGGGTATGGATGGGCAAATCTACTAAAAGAGCGTAGCTTCGACATGATTCTCTTGGTAATGACTTTCGTTCTACCAATGCTTGTACCCTTTCCCCTTAAGTGGTTCGAAAAGTTTTTACATGTGGCTATTCCAACCGATGCAGCTTCCGTCACATCTTTGACACCAGAAGCAATACGTACTATTGGAATTCTCACAGCACTTTTCTTTGCCGTCGCGATCCTTGTTGGGTTGCTCTGGAGTCGTGACTGGTGGAAGTACGCTGTGGTCTTCTGGGGACCATTCATACTCTTGTACACGACGATCTTCACCAATGGTCCCGGTTTCTTCACAGGTCTACTTGGCTCACTTGGGTATTGGCTTGTGCAACAAGGCGTAGAGCGTGGAAGTCAGCCGGAGTATTATTACATCCTTGTGCAAATACCGATGTATGAATATCTTGGGGCTATCGGGACACTTGTTGCAATTGGCTTGGGCTTGAAAAAGCTTTTCGGACAGAACCCAGCCACCCCTGAGAATGAAGCGGAGAGTCCAGTCGAGTCAACGCCTGCAACCGTAAATATTTTTGCAGTGTTCTTTAGTCTGCTTGTATATTGGGTCATCACAAGTGTTATCGCATTCACGATAGCGGGCGAACGAATGCCATGGCTCACATATCATATGGCTTGGCCAATGGTCTTGCTAACAGGTTGGGCCATTGGGCAGATCATCGAGTCGGCCATTGAGAAGTTGGAAGGTGAAACACCCTGGTGGCGCCCTGTTATATCACTGGCAGTGATCTCTGTATTTGTTCTGGCGGCGTTCGATACGATATGGGCATTGTACGGTGCGAACCCTCCGTTTCAGGGCACAAATCTGGATCAGTTACAAGCCACTTCCGCATTCCTGCTCCCGTTCATCTCCATGTTGCTATCAGGAGCACTGGTTGCTTATTTGATGAAAAATGATTTTATCAGTCTTGCAATCGTTTCATTGTTTGCACTTGTGATCGTTACGATCTTCTCAAGCGTGATCAGTGGCGCATCCTTCATAATGTCACTTACCACTCCGACTGCTACAGGCATAACGCCAGAGACTTTGCGTTTTGCAGCCGCTTTGGGAGCTTTGTTGGCAAGCATTGCGGGCGTTATCTATCTCGCACGCCTGCCGCGCACCACTCCTTTTGTAAGTTTCGCGGCTTTGGCTGTCTTTGGCTTACTCGCCATACAAACCGGGCGAACAGCCTTCCGTGCAAGTTACATCAACTATGATAATGCCACGGAATATCTTGTGTACGCACATGGTGCCACTGGCATCAAAGAAGTGATGGCGCAGTTGGCCGAAATTTCAGAACGCACGGCTGGCGGTCTCAACGCCGTTGTGGCATATGACGCAAGCGCACCAGACACTGGTGTCTCATGGCCGTTCGTTTGGTACTTGCGCGATTACACAGCCCAGCGGTCCTTCGATGCTCCCACCCGCTCCCTACGTGAAGCAGTGGCTGTTGTCGTAGACGAAAAGAACTTTGACAAGATCCATCCTGCGCTCGGAAACGAATTCTATGAGTTCGATTACATCCGCATGTGGTGGCCAAATCAGGATTACTTCAATCTCGATCAGACTCGTGTTTTGGATGCCATTACCGATCCAGCCGTTCGTGAAGGAATCTTCGATATCTGGTTTGACCGTGATTACACAAAATATGCACAGGCCACGGGAAGCTCAACCATGACCCTGACCACCTGGCAACCAGCAGATAAGATGAAACTCTTTATCCGCAAGGATGTGGCATCGAAGATCTGGAATTACGGTGTAGGCCCATCAGATGCAACTACCACTGTGGACCCGTATGAGCAGGGTACGATTGCTCTACCTGCCGACCAGATCTTTGACAGCGAGAAGTTTCCTCCCGGCTTGAACGCTCCACGTGCTCTTGCGGCTGGGCTGGATGGAGATATGTACATCGCTGACTCACGCAACCATCGTATTCTGCACATTGGGTCAGATGGAAGTGTCTTACAAGAATGGGGCTCTTTTGCTGATATTGCAACCGGTGCTGCGCCCATTAGCACCTTTAATGAACCGTGGGGCATAGCGGTTGGGCCCGATGGTTCCGTCTACGTGAGCGATACATGGAATCACCGTATTCAGAAATTTGATAAAACCGGGCGACCCATCAAAATGTGGGGAGAACTCGGCCAATCATCACCGGAAGCTCCCAATGCATCAACTGCGTTCTGGGGTCCGCGCGGCATTGCGGTTAACAGCTCCGGTCATGTACTTGTTGCCGATACAGGCAATAAACGGATCGTGGTCTTCGACTCGGATGGTAATTACATTACTGAGTTCGGAACGGCAGGCTTTGACCCCGGCCAATTCGATGAACCAGTTGGCGTAGCGGTTGGCCCGAGTGGAACAGTCTATGTAGCCGACACATGGAATCAACGCATTCAGGCGTTCACTCCTTCAGAAGATGGGACAGCCTATTTTCCATCACGCCAATGGGATGTCAATGCATGGTTCGGTCAGTCACTGGACAATAAACCCTTCATCGCAGTAGATGCGAACGAACATGTCTTCATCAACGATCCGGAAGGGTATCGCATCATTGAATTTACATCCGATGGACAGTTCGTGCGCACGTGGGGAGATTTCGGGAGCGGGCCGGAAGAGATCGGGCTGGCCTCGGGTGTGACGGTTGATACGTTCGGCTTTGTCTGGGTATCAGATGCCGGAAACAACCGCATTCTGCGGTACAGATTGCCGTAA
- a CDS encoding RNA polymerase sigma factor, with translation MNSAEVMWLITECLAQNDAAIETLIHQYEAGVFRFALSIVGNQADAHEVTQETFIAALRSLHTYQEKKSFNAWLYTIALNHSRSLLRKRKVLEKLQATTTLLFRNELQRQSSPEETVIQTEKEAVVWNELNKMDEMHRIVVILRYFQELSIAEIAEVLNINEGTIHSRLHTARERLRKVLQPMYGE, from the coding sequence ATGAACTCTGCTGAAGTAATGTGGTTGATCACAGAATGCCTCGCCCAAAATGATGCCGCCATAGAAACGCTCATCCACCAATATGAAGCAGGAGTGTTCAGGTTCGCGTTATCCATTGTTGGCAATCAAGCAGACGCACACGAGGTTACACAAGAAACATTTATAGCTGCTTTGCGGTCGCTCCATACGTACCAGGAAAAAAAATCGTTCAATGCGTGGTTGTATACAATTGCGCTCAATCATAGCCGTAGCCTTCTGCGTAAGAGAAAAGTCCTTGAGAAATTACAAGCAACAACAACTTTACTTTTTCGAAACGAATTGCAGAGACAATCATCACCAGAAGAGACTGTAATTCAAACAGAAAAAGAAGCTGTTGTATGGAATGAACTAAACAAGATGGATGAGATGCACAGGATTGTAGTCATCTTAAGGTACTTTCAAGAGTTATCCATTGCTGAAATCGCAGAGGTGCTCAATATCAACGAAGGAACAATTCACTCCCGACTGCACACCGCGCGGGAACGTTTGAGAAAAGTCTTGCAACCCATGTACGGAGAATAA
- a CDS encoding HAD-IIA family hydrolase — protein sequence MIPSHIKALIIDMDGVVWKGDTPIGDLAAIFNRIRERGLKFVFATNNSTKTSEQYVQRLAKFGVDVEPWQVITSSQAAAHAVAKKFAPGTKIFIIGEDGVQMALEEKGFEIVSIENAAQAQAVVMGIDRGVNFQKISEATLLIRSGIPFYVTNTDKTFPTPRGEIPGAGSWVSVITTATDVQPVIAGKPFPFLMDLSLEKLGVKKEDALVVGDRLETDIAAGQGVGCPTALVLSGVSTKEQADAWKPKIDVIADDLASLVG from the coding sequence ATGATACCTTCTCATATAAAGGCCCTCATCATTGACATGGACGGAGTCGTCTGGAAGGGCGACACACCGATCGGTGATCTGGCCGCAATTTTTAATCGCATACGGGAACGCGGGTTGAAGTTCGTATTCGCAACAAATAACAGTACAAAGACCTCTGAACAATATGTACAGCGACTGGCAAAGTTTGGGGTGGATGTAGAGCCTTGGCAGGTGATCACCTCCTCACAAGCCGCGGCCCATGCTGTGGCAAAGAAATTTGCTCCTGGTACGAAGATCTTCATCATTGGGGAAGATGGTGTTCAAATGGCATTGGAAGAAAAGGGATTCGAGATCGTCTCTATCGAAAATGCCGCACAGGCCCAGGCCGTTGTCATGGGTATTGACCGCGGAGTTAACTTTCAAAAAATTTCCGAAGCGACCTTGCTCATCAGAAGTGGTATCCCTTTCTACGTCACCAACACAGACAAAACCTTCCCCACCCCACGCGGAGAGATCCCTGGGGCAGGCTCATGGGTTTCAGTCATCACTACAGCGACCGATGTCCAACCCGTCATTGCAGGAAAGCCATTTCCGTTTTTGATGGACTTGTCCCTTGAAAAACTGGGCGTCAAGAAGGAAGATGCACTTGTTGTTGGCGACAGGCTTGAGACAGACATTGCCGCAGGACAGGGAGTGGGATGTCCGACGGCGTTGGTGCTGAGCGGTGTATCTACGAAAGAACAGGCAGATGCGTGGAAGCCAAAGATTGATGTGATCGCTGATGACCTTGCAAGCCTAGTTGGATAA
- a CDS encoding SET domain-containing protein-lysine N-methyltransferase gives MPTMETLTIKTENKFRSLVTKRAYAKGELICEIPTDKVVDKPNRYTVQIDRDKHTDVGKLAALNHSCNPNVILDTEHLLVYACKDIEKGEELSFFYPSTEWEMDAPFVCLCGASNCIHVVAGARFLPLSTLGNHYLSKHIRENVAELLNNTEAYLSKIIR, from the coding sequence ATGCCTACAATGGAAACACTGACCATCAAGACAGAAAATAAATTTAGAAGTCTGGTCACTAAACGAGCATATGCAAAGGGTGAGTTAATATGCGAGATCCCCACTGACAAAGTGGTAGACAAACCGAATCGCTACACAGTTCAGATCGATCGCGATAAGCACACTGATGTCGGCAAGTTAGCCGCATTGAATCACTCATGCAATCCCAATGTGATCCTCGATACTGAACACTTGCTGGTCTATGCTTGCAAGGATATTGAAAAAGGCGAGGAGCTTTCTTTCTTCTATCCTTCCACTGAATGGGAAATGGACGCGCCGTTCGTTTGCTTATGTGGTGCATCGAACTGTATCCACGTCGTTGCAGGTGCGCGCTTCCTGCCACTTTCCACTTTAGGAAATCACTACTTGAGCAAGCACATTCGTGAAAATGTAGCTGAGTTGTTGAACAACACAGAAGCATATCTCTCCAAGATCATTCGCTAA